A window of Trichoderma atroviride chromosome 3, complete sequence contains these coding sequences:
- a CDS encoding uncharacterized protein (TransMembrane:8 (i120-137o157-176i188-206o218-238i250-269o281-298i348-368o388-410i)): MPDEESISRESTSSSHSINHREKDDQPDGHRPALHETLSNVSQNNKNRPRPQSASSSSLNRPLSRALSRRETVLSRIRSRPDVQFTHPLAHIKTTEDEIVTFDGPDDPYHPLNWPTHKKVLTTALYGLVTMTATWASSSYSAGTKLVAKEFHVGSQVAVLGTTLFLCGFGVGPLLWAPLSEVYGRRTAVMVPMFISIAFSFGTATAKDLQTIMLTRFFGAFFASAPVTNTGGVLGDLYTPAHRGIAMAGYAMAVVGGPALGPIVSAAMAEQPSLGWRWTEYLTGILQAFILLIAVIFIDESYPPKLLVYKARRLRHESGNWALHAKFEEWDVSVKELCKKFLLRPVQLLLTPICFLVALYASFCYGILYMQLGAIPIIFGEIRGWNPLVSTLPFSCIFLGAIFGCAANVYNQLLYNKAYHAAGNRAVPEKKTSAHDVRLYSL; encoded by the exons ATGCCGGACGAAGAGAGCATATCCAGGGAGAGTACCTCAAGTAGCCACAGCATAAATCacagagaaaaagatgacCAACCAGATGGCCACCGTCCAGCCCTCCACGAGACTCTGTCAAATGTGTCTCAGAATAACAAGAATCGACCTCGACCTCAGTCGGCGAGTAGCTCAAGTTTGAACCGACCCTTATCAAGAGCTCTATCAAGACGAGAGACAGTCTTGTCAAGAATCCGTTCCCGACCAGATGTTCAGTTTACACATCCTCTTGCGCACATCAAGACGACAGAAGACGAGATTGTCACCTTCGATGGACCCGACGACCCCTACCACCCTCTAAACTGGCCCACACACAAAAAAGTGCTCACGACAGCTCTTTATGGACTCGTTACCATGACGGCCACCTGggcttcatcatcatatTCCGCTGGTACGAAACTGGTCGCCAAAGAGTTTCATGTAGGATCTCAGGTCGCTGTACTTGGCACAACTCTATTTCTCTGTGGCTTCGGAGTGGGACCGCTACTGTGGGCACCGCTGAGCGAAGTATATGGCCGACGGACTGCGGTAATGGTTCCGATGttcatctccatcgcctTTAGTTTCGGCACTGCGACAGCCAAGGACCTCCAGACCATTATGCTGACTCGGTTCTTTGGAGctttctttgcctctgcACCCGTAACGAATACTGGAGGCGTTTTGGGTGATCTTTACACCCCGGCCCATCGTGGTATCGCCATGGCTGGGTACGCCatggctgttgttggtggACCGGCATTGG GCCCCATCGTCTctgccgccatggctgaacAGCCATCTCTAGGTTGGCGCTGGACTGAATACCTCACGGGAATTCTGCAGGCCTTCATTCTCCTTATAGCAGTCATATTCATCGATGAAAGCTATCCCCCGAAACTCCTAGTCTACAAAGCCCGCCGACTGCGCCATGAGAGCGGAAACTGGGCTCTTCACGCCAAATTCGAAGAATGGGATGTCAGCGTGAAAGAGCTCTGCAAGAAGTTTTTGTTACGGCCGGTGCAGCTGCTTCTCACGCCTATTTGCTTCCTTGTGGCCTTGTATGCCAGTTTCTGCTACGGTATCTTGTATATGCAGCTGGGAGCAATCCCTATTATATTCGGAGAAATTCGCGGCTGGAATCCCTTGGTCTCAACGCTGCCTTTTTCGTGCATCTTTCTGGGAGCAATCTTTGGATGTGCTGCTAATGTTTACAACCAACTCCTCTACAATAAAGCATATCACGCCGCCGGTAACCGCGCTGTCccggaaaaaaagacttccGCCCATGATGTTCGGCTCTATTCTCTTTAG
- a CDS encoding uncharacterized protein (EggNog:ENOG41~TransMembrane:1 (o532-553i)): protein MPRPKVHPSQRQRAAEACNFCRASKKRCSATVPCTACQRRGIGASCVLTHQPRGWRKKPPPRSRASAPEEARSSPDGGDHNPDDEFAWGRDGLTNIVPPDWGPETDSTSMNNDADGEYHPPTPSDSRISFPDETISRSAPEPPQLSANSGSPTQGPESHARMLLNLRGEQVTAQIGPSQFSQSDKRHSMLETEPSAAVDSNDLEPTTYNLDVESSLLYARIYEAATGGLLDIFGPLEVEDILVKTRTDGPQSISSYKHASIDLVVAIGAQCNSPMDAQQVGSVYFRQAQKRAFSGMLEDPTIDMVRAFLLMAFYMLGHCRRNTAFMYLGIASRAAVALGMHSRHSYADLTNPFCQLRLRTWMSLCVLDMLVCSILGRPPATAGLRAELDTTAIGSSTSLDTRSCQSLFASYNILTIINESVDALYGKKVTSTAIVEQFLSKIEDWSQKLPNFLRNPLTSKKGSSRRKVATDSIHIACLYYFAITLVTRPVLISNLTSRQGVASPSSSPLASACIDAAVYLVQTCSDAHKSGLLLGNMCIMKALIFAAGLILGFDMFAKKELDYEVETTFRSAKDVLDFLGIQSPQAAHYSGILTLLSDAVVKQRMKTPTRPRSRYVGKLISFSKEGDTGQDSNNLNSNDGDDVALPHNNTAPASGDIGGLWMTDISGQPTEMDGDMLRGWDILDLSQWDSFPFYSPRVFGSD, encoded by the exons ATGCCACGGCCAAAGGTCCATCcaagccagcgccagcgcgcTGCAGAGGCGTGCAACTTTTGCCGCGCTTCTAAGAAGCGTTGTAGTGCCACGGTGCCTTGCACCGCTTGCCAGAGACGCGGCATTGGGGCATCGTGTGTTCTGACTCATCAGCCTCGAggctggaggaagaagccccCGCCTCGGTCAAGAGCCTCTGCGCCGGAGGAGGCCCGGTCGTCGCCGGATGGTGGAGACCATAATCCGGATGATGAGTTTGCGTGGGGCCGAGATGGCTTAACCAATATTGTACCACCAGATTGGGGTCCGGAGACCGATTCGACTTCAATGAACAATGATGCTGATGGGGAATATCATCCTCCCACTCCATCTGATTCTCGAATAAGCTTTCCAGATGAGACCATCTCCAGATCCGCGCCAGAGCCGCCGCAGCTGTCTGCAAATTCTGGATCTCCAACTCAAGGACCGGAGTCTCATGCTCGTATGCTCCTCAACCTACGAGGAGAGCAAG TGACAGCTCAAATCGGGCCCTCGCAATTCTCGCAGAGTGATAAGCGCCATAGTATGCTAGAGACGGAGCCTTCTGCTGCGGTGGACTCGAATGACTTGGAGCCAACTACTTATAATCTTGATGTGGAAAGTAGTTTACTATATGCTCGCATCTACGAAGCTGCT ACTGGAGGACTGCTGGATATTTTTGGACCACTCGAAGTTGAAGATATCCTTGTGAAAACCCGAACTGATGGACCTCAGTCTATAAGCTCGTATAAGCATGCCTCAATTGATCTTGTGGTAGCCATTGGCGCGCAGTGCAATTCTCCAATGGACGCGCAGCAAGTCGGATCAGTATATTTTCGGCAAGCACAGAAACGCGCATTTTCCGGCATGTTGGAGGATCCTACCATTGACATGGTGCGCGCCTTTCTTCTCATGGCTTTTTATATGCTTGGGCATTGCCGAAGAAACACAGCATTCATGTACTTGGGGATTGCGTCAAGGGCTGCAGTTGCTCTTGGGATGCATAGCCGCCATTCATATGCAGATCTGACAAATCCATTCTGCCAGCTGAG ACTGCGAACATGGATGAGCCTCTGTGTGCTAGACATGCTTGTATGCTCCATCCTTGGAAGACCACCCGCAACAGCTGGTCTAAGGGCAGAGCTCGATACCACTGCTATTGGCTCATCTACGTCTCTAGATACGAGAAGCTGTCAAAGCTTATTTGCGTCGTATAACATACTCACCATTATTAATGAGAGCGTTGATGCACTGTATGGGAAGAAAGTCACATCTACCGCTATTGTGGAACAATTTTTGAGCAAAATTGAAGATTGGAGTCAAAAGCTTCCCAACTTTCTGCGCAATCCTCTTACTTCTAAAAAAGGCTCATCACGACGAAAAGTGGCAACGGACAGCATACATATCGCCTGTCTCTACTACTTCGCTATTACCTTGGTTACTCGACCAGTATTAATATCTAACCTGACTTCTCGCCAGGGTGTTGcgtcaccttcttcttcacctctgGCGTCCGCATGTATTGATGCAGCAGTGTATCTGGTGCAGACGTGCTCAGACGCACACAAATCagggcttcttctcggcaatATGTGTATAATGAA GGCACTTatttttgctgctggcctcATCCTCGGCTTCGACATGTTTGCGAAAAAGGAGCTCGATTACGAGGTTGAAACGACTTTTCGTAGCGCGAAAGATGTTCTCGATTTCTTGGGCATTCAAAGCCCCCAGGCTGCTCATTACTCGGGGATCCTAACCTTACTATCTGATGCAGTTGTGAAGCAGCGGATGAAGACGCCTACACGGCCTCGGAGCAGATATGTCGGAAAATTAATCTCCTTTAGCAAGGAAGGGGACACTGGTCAAGACAGTAACAACCTGAACAGtaatgatggcgatgatgtggCTCTGCCTCACAATAATACAGCGCCAGCAAGTGGGGACATTGGTGGGCTTTGGATGACAGACATTTCGGGTCAACCCACcgagatggatggagatATGTTGCGGGGGTGGGACATCCTCGACTTGTCTCAGTGGGATAGCTTTCCTTTCTATAGCCCAAGAGTTTTTGGATCAGACTGA